The region TTTTACTGGTCCTATTGCTAAGGATTGTAATCAATTTATCTTTAATTTTATTGTCCATTTCAACAGCAGTTACCGCAGTTACCTCTAAAATATTGTTATGTTCATTGTATAGTTTAATAAATTCTTTAGATATTTCTAATAAGAATCCTTCCCTTCTTTTATCTACCACTATATATAAAAAATTTAGGAACTCATTGGATACCTTCTCTTTGAATATGGAAGTCAATAGTTCCTTCTTTTCATCCTTTGAAATCTTTGGGTGTTTAAGTACTTTTTGAAGCATTTCTTCTTTTTTAATTATTTCCATAATGTAAGCAATATCTTCTTTAAATTTTTCCAAGACATTTAACTCTAAACCTGCTTCAAATAGAGCTTCAGCATATCTTTTACTTACTAATTTTGCCATTCTCTCGTACCTACCTCATCTAAAAATTTTTCTATTAATTCCTGTTGGGAAACCATATCCACATTCTTTTCAATTATCTTAGATGCAATTAAAACTGCCATCTCGCCAGCTTGGATCCTTACTTCTAAAAGGGCCTTTTCCCTTTCAGCTTGAATTTCCCTCTTAGCTCTCTCTATAATACTTTCTGCTTCCTTCTTAGCTTCAGCTATTAAATTCTCTTTTATTTCTTCTCCTCTTCTTCTTCCAGCTTCAATTATTCCTTGGCTTTCTTTTCTTGCTTCTAATAGCTTGGCTTCATATTCTGCTCTTAACTTATCTGCCTCTTCTTTTAATATTTTTGCACTATCTATATCATTTTGAATCTTTTCTTTTCTTTCATTAAGTATCTTAGAAACTGGTTTATATAATAATTTTGAAAGCCCCCAAAATAGTATCAAAACTGCTATTAGTGTTAAGATCATCGATGGGAGTTCTGGTATTACCCTTATATCAAACATAACTAAGCCTCCTTTTTATAAGGGGTATTAGAGATCGGGCTCCTACATAATTGGAACCCCTCTCCTTATAATCCTAGATTTAAATAAGCTGTCAATAATGGTCTAACGAATAATAGGATTATAGCAATAACTAATCCACAAATACCAGTTGTTTCAGCTACTGCTTGACCTAAAAGCATTGTTCTAATAATATCTGCTTGAGCTTCTGGTTGTCTTCCAACAGCTTCTGCAGCCTTTCCTGCAGCATGACCTTGACCAATACCAGGTCCTATACCTGCTATCATTGCTAAACCTGCACCTATTGCTGAACATCCTAATATAAAAGCTTCACTAGTTATTCCTTGTAACATATTAATTTCCTCCTTCCAAATTTTAGAAAAATATTAATCTAAATTGCCACCTATAAATATCATGGTTAGCATAGAAAAGATAAAAGTCTGTAATATCCCTGAAAACAGGTCAAAATAAGCATGCAATGGCGGAGTTATTATTGGTGCTATATAACCCAAAGCCTGGTACAACAATCCCATTATAATAACCCCACTCAAAATATTCCCAAATAAACGGAAAGATAAAGATATAGGGTTAGCCAGCTCTCCAATTATATTTAAAGGAGTTAAAAAAGCCATTGGCTCAGTAAACCCTTTTAAGTAACCTAATAAACCATTGGTTTTAAGTCCATAATATTGGGTTAAAATAAAAGTTATCAATGCTAATGTTAAGGTTACACTGTAATTTGATGTAGGTGGGGTAAACCCCAATAATCCAAATAGATTAGCAAACAATAAGAATGCCATAAGAGTAAATATGTAAGAGGCAAATCTTACATGTTTAGCTCCCATAGTCTGTTTAACTAAATTTTCTACTGCCTCAACAGCAAGTTCAATCACATTAAGGAAATTTGAAGGTTTCTCATCTGGACTTGCTTGTTTTACCTTTTTATTTACTATTGCAGCTAAAATAAGTAATATTATCACTACCAAATAAACATTAACTACAGTATCAGGTATAAAGATTGATTTACCAAATACGTTTAATGTAAATTCTATTTTCAAATATCTCTAACCTCCTCTCTACCTTTCATATATAATAGTATAACAAATTCCTTTAATGTGATTAATCTTTATTTTTTTTATAATCTTTATAATCTGTATTGATAACTGTAGAGCTAAAAATTACTATTTTTATCATAAGTAGACCAAGTACTGTTGTTAAAAAATTTAAATAATCAGCAATAGCTGCTATAATCAATACTGTTGCATATATTGAATACCTAATGAAGTAATGGAATATTGAATAAAAATAAGCCTTTGACGATTCCATAGTCACTGCTCTCGTAACAGTTTTTTCAATTAGTTTAAAACCTAAAATACCTATAATTGTTCCAAAAATAAATCCTAGAACATAAGGTTTCGCATCTCTTATCCCTATAAACATTATTCCTATAATAATCAAGCTATATACAAGTGTTTTGCTAATTATATGTAATACCAATTTTTCGTCATTAAACATCCTTTCACTTCCCATTATTTTTATGCTTACCTGTTAATTTGAATAAATTTAAAAAGCCTGTTCCTGCTCCCAATATGATAAATACTAAAGTAAATACCATCTCTGTATGAAATATCCTGTCTACAAATCCACCTAAATATACTCCTAAAATTATAGGAGTTATGACAGATAAACCTATTTGGGTTATTAA is a window of Tepidimicrobium xylanilyticum DNA encoding:
- a CDS encoding ATP synthase subunit I — encoded protein: MFNDEKLVLHIISKTLVYSLIIIGIMFIGIRDAKPYVLGFIFGTIIGILGFKLIEKTVTRAVTMESSKAYFYSIFHYFIRYSIYATVLIIAAIADYLNFLTTVLGLLMIKIVIFSSTVINTDYKDYKKNKD
- the atpB gene encoding F0F1 ATP synthase subunit A, with the protein product MKIEFTLNVFGKSIFIPDTVVNVYLVVIILLILAAIVNKKVKQASPDEKPSNFLNVIELAVEAVENLVKQTMGAKHVRFASYIFTLMAFLLFANLFGLLGFTPPTSNYSVTLTLALITFILTQYYGLKTNGLLGYLKGFTEPMAFLTPLNIIGELANPISLSFRLFGNILSGVIIMGLLYQALGYIAPIITPPLHAYFDLFSGILQTFIFSMLTMIFIGGNLD
- the atpF gene encoding F0F1 ATP synthase subunit B; this encodes MFDIRVIPELPSMILTLIAVLILFWGLSKLLYKPVSKILNERKEKIQNDIDSAKILKEEADKLRAEYEAKLLEARKESQGIIEAGRRRGEEIKENLIAEAKKEAESIIERAKREIQAEREKALLEVRIQAGEMAVLIASKIIEKNVDMVSQQELIEKFLDEVGTREWQN
- a CDS encoding F0F1 ATP synthase subunit delta translates to MAKLVSKRYAEALFEAGLELNVLEKFKEDIAYIMEIIKKEEMLQKVLKHPKISKDEKKELLTSIFKEKVSNEFLNFLYIVVDKRREGFLLEISKEFIKLYNEHNNILEVTAVTAVEMDNKIKDKLITILSNRTSKTIILNNVIDKDIIGGVLLKIENKIIDGTIKAQLENLEKAIKGATI
- the atpE gene encoding ATP synthase F0 subunit C encodes the protein MLQGITSEAFILGCSAIGAGLAMIAGIGPGIGQGHAAGKAAEAVGRQPEAQADIIRTMLLGQAVAETTGICGLVIAIILLFVRPLLTAYLNLGL
- a CDS encoding AtpZ/AtpI family protein, with protein sequence MNRKSDKNVIQYLSLITQIGLSVITPIILGVYLGGFVDRIFHTEMVFTLVFIILGAGTGFLNLFKLTGKHKNNGK